The following are from one region of the Leishmania braziliensis MHOM/BR/75/M2904 complete genome, chromosome 21 genome:
- a CDS encoding putative small GTPase — MDVSMKELSFKVVLLGEGRVGKTSLISRYVYSMFDEKEASTVQASMCSSKAVPINDPSNAPGAIREVELALWDTAGQERFHALAPMYYRNADGAIIVYDVTDADTLRKVRTWAKELYAVVGEGNIQLVLCGNKADASPTEREVSEGEGAAMAAELKAAHFFASAKTGQNVAEVFSAIATQVVRSREVTGMGGGAVASGSSSGGGAYSRIGGCTPSRSRPRRGLMVVTEDGEAVIPARSSPSEGRVYGSITPPRAHRYGSSGTNQPITLSADSSLDPAAAPSNSGCC; from the coding sequence GTATGAAGGAGCTCAGTTTCAAGGTTGTGCTCCTCGGCGAGGGCCGTGTTGGCAAAACGTCGCTGATTTCCCGCTATGTCTACAGCATGTTTGATGAGAAAGAGGCAAGCACGGTCCAGGCAAGCATGTGCAGTTCCAAGGCAGTCCCCATCAATGACCCTAGCAACGCCCCTGGCGCCATCCGCGAAGTGGAATTGGCGTTGTGGGACACGGCAGGGCAGGAGCGTTTCCACGCACTCGCGCCGATGTACTACCGTAACGCTGATGGGGCCATCATTGTGTACGACGTCACCGATGCTGACACGCTACGCAAGGTGCGCACGTGGGCCAAGGAGCTCTACGCTGTTGTGGGGGAGGGCAACATTCAGCTCGTCTTGTGCGGAAACAAGGCGGACGCCTCGCCGACGGAGCGGGAGGTgagcgagggcgagggggCGGCTATGGCGGCAGAGCTCAAGGCCGCGCACTTCTTCGCAAGCGCAAAGACAGGGCAAAACGTAGCGGAGGTGTTCAGCGCAATAGCGACACAGGTTGTACGTAGTCGCGAGGTCACTGGgatgggtggtggtgctgttgctagtggtagcagcagcggcgggggTGCCTACTCCAGGATTGGGGGTTGCACGCCATCCCGCTCGCGTCCGCGACGTGGGCTGATGGTGGTGACGGAAGACGGAGAGGCGGTGATTCCAGCCCGTAGCTCCCCGAGTGAAGGTCGTGTGTACGGGAGCATTACCCCACCCCGGGCCCACCGCTACGGAAGCAGCGGTACCAACCAGCCCATCACACTTAGCGCCGACAGCTCTCTTGacccggcggcggcgcccaGCAACAGTGGCTGTTGCTGA
- a CDS encoding putative methionyl-tRNA synthetase encodes MMLRFFTDKANHQALKAVLCALFLQKPLEVTLSSTYSAPYLQLPKSKAALYSCNETARLLWNTHAAPSLADNSLEGEVEWLEWESTVLTPALTPLYTQRRITSEAVAALKKLDSTIEEHQGTVAVKGLPSSKSFLVDSVLFASLLPALCEGGLLPATEAAAVPYLIKWFQAFQAEHAELIASAFDVLSVQEYGDFLRVPRTYQVSPKKQKTFFATSPIYYVNASPHIGHVYSTLIVDVLGRYHRVKGEEVFVMTGTDEHGQKVAEAAAKQGVSTMDFTTSVSNEFKQCFKEMNYDMNYFIRTTNPMHEKLVGDIWKKLEAKGDIYLGKYEGWYSVSDESFLTAQNVADSVDKDGNPCKISLESGHVVTWVVEENYMFRLSAFRERLLKHFHDHPNCIVPEFRRREVIKTVEKGLFDLSISRKCESVMNWSIPVPGDDRHCIYVWLDALFSYYVGSIVRVAADGTEALDEDYRTLSRWPADLQVVGKDILKFHAIYWPAFLMSADLPLPERLVSHGWWTKDHKKISKSLGNAFDPVEKANEFGIDAFKYFLLRESNFQDDGDYSDRNMVARLNGELADTLGNLVSRCVTPKINVGGVWPEPAEYNETDRTLIASLNNLAGTVDHYYCLPDIQNALIAIFDVLRSLNVYVTDNAPWKLVKTDTARLGTVLYVTMEGLRICNMFLQPVMPQKAKEIMDALGVPEGVRMDMENYPFGIVKPGTKIGGLAEGQVIFQKVTLPAEEGNAAQGDSKKAM; translated from the coding sequence ATGATGTTGAGGTTCTTTACCGATAAGGCGAATCACCAGGCCCTCAAGGCTGTGCTTTGTGCCTTGTTTCTGCAGAAGCCCCTCGAGGTGACTCTGAGCAGTACCTACAGCGCGCCGTACCTTCAGCTGCCCAAGTCGAAGGCGGCCCTGTACAGCTGCAATGAGACAGCGCGTCTTCTCTGgaacacacacgccgctCCATCGCTCGCTGACAATTCGCTTGAAGGAGAGGTGGAATGGCTCGAGTGGGAGTCGACGGTGCTGACTCCAGCCTTGACCCCCCTCTACACACAGCGACGCATCACCAGCGAGGCTGTGGCTGCCCTGAAGAAGCTCGACTCCACCATTGAGGAGCACCAAGGCACCGTGGCGGTAAAGGGACTTCCGTCGTCCAAGTCTTTCCTAGTGGATAGcgtcctcttcgcctccctcctgccGGCGCTGTGCGAGGGTGGGCTGCTCCCCGCcacggaggcagcggcggtacCGTATCTAATTAAGTGGTTCCAGGCCTTCCAGGCagagcacgcggagctgatCGCCTCTGCGTTTGACGTGCTGTCGGTGCAAGAGTACGGGGACTTCTTGCGGGTGCCACGCACGTACCAGGTGAGCCCCAAGAAGCAGAAGACCTTCTTCGCCACATCGCCGATCTACTACGTGAACGCGTCGCCACACATCGGCCACGTCTACAGTACGCTTATCGTTGACGTGCTCGGCCGCTACCACCgagtgaagggggaggaagtgTTCGTAATGACGGGCACGGACGAGCACGGTCAGAAGGtggccgaggcggcggcgaagcagGGGGTGTCGACGATGGACTTCACGACGAGCGTGTCGAACGAGTTTAAGCAGTGCTTCAAGGAGATGAATTACGACATGAATTACTTCATCCGCACCACAAACCCGATGCATGAGAAGCTGGTGGGGGACATCTGGAAGAAACTGGAGGCGAAGGGCGACATCTACCTCGGCAAGTACGAGGGCTGGTACTCGGTGAGCGACGAGTCGTTCTTGACGGCGCAGAACGTGGCGGACAGTGTAGACAAGGATGGAAATCCCTGCAAGATCAGTCTGGAGAGCGGCCACGTCGTGACgtgggtggtggaggagaactACATGTTCCGCCTTAGCGCGTTCCGCGAGCGTCTCCTCAAGCACTTCCATGACCACCCCAACTGCATTGTCCCGGAGttccgccgccgcgaggTGATCAAGACGGTCGAGAAGGGGCTCTTCGACTTGTCCATCTCCCGTAAGTGCGAGTCCGTCATGAACTGGTCCATCCCAGTCCCCGGTGATGATCGCCACTGCATCTACGTGTGGCTGGACGCCCTCTTCAGCTATTACGTCGGCTCCATTGTCCGTGTCGCGGCCGACGGCACCGAGGCCCTGGACGAGGACTACCGCACACTGAGCCGCTGGCCGGCCGACCTGCAGGTGGTTGGGAAGGACATTCTCAAGTTCCACGCTATTTACTGGCCGGCCTTCTTGATGTCCGCTgacttgccgctgccggagcgGTTGGTGTCACATGGCTGGTGGACGAAAGATCACAAGAAGATCAGCAAGTCGCTCGGCAACGCCTTCGACCCAGTGGAAAAGGCGAACGAGTTCGGCATCGACGCGTTCAAGTACTTCCTGCTACGCGAGTCAAACTTCCAGGATGATGGCGATTACAGCGATAGGAACATGGTAGCCCGCCTGAACGGCGAACTCGCCGACACGCTCGGAAACCTGGTGTCGCGCTGCGTGACGCCAAAGATCAATGTGGGTGGTGTGTGGCCGGAGCCTGCAGAATACAACGAGACTGACAGGACGCTGATTGCCTCGCTCAACAATCTGGCTGGCACGGTGGATCACTACTACTGCCTGCCTGACATCCAGAACGCGTTGATTGCCATCTTCGACGTGCTCCGCAGCCTCAACGTCTACGTGACCGATAATGCGCCGTGGAAGTTGGTGAAGACGGACACGGCGCGCCTCGGCACGGTGCTGTACGTGACGATGGAGGGGCTGCGCATCTGCAATATGTTCCTGCAGCCGGTGATGCCGcagaaggcaaaggagatCATGGACGCGCTTGGGGTGCCGGAGGGGGTGCGCATGGATATGGAGAACTACCCGTTCGGCATTGTGAAGCCGGGGACGAAGATTGGCGGCTTGGCGGAGGGCCAGGTCATTTTCCAAAAGGTGACACTCCCAGCCGAGGAGGGGAATGCGGCACAGGGGGACAGCAAGAAGGCCATGTAG